Proteins found in one Magnolia sinica isolate HGM2019 chromosome 5, MsV1, whole genome shotgun sequence genomic segment:
- the LOC131245651 gene encoding peroxisomal and mitochondrial division factor 2, with translation MADETVVNGVDPAVDSATHGILKKDRDLENDTEEVLDLKRKIETLEEEKSGFISEKEEQSERIKLLMVEIEGLKKDRVEIEGRLGEMQKEMDRSEEDKKALKAVAGRAAELEIEVSRLQHDLISVMSESEEASAELQKLKKAVEELEQRNREKDSKIRSLENEKESLMEKMEKLTVEMGSRIRDLEQEAKDKVSELLRKLQNEKEETEAAKSSLEEKKKRSDEKSEELEKLVKELKSKNSEIEEKLAGYQVRNLELEDRVLELEKQLEKEEGGKENDVKEKSLKFQWPVTTTVAAAAAASTGTVAAAAAMIYLRHARQR, from the coding sequence ATGGCAGACGAAACGGTAGTCAACGGCGTCGATCCAGCCGTCGATTCGGCGACCCATGGAATCTTGAAGAAGGATCGAGATCTTGAAAACGATACTGAGGAGGTTTTGGATCTGAAGCGGAAGATCGAAACCTTAGAAGAGGAGAAATCTGGATTTATCAGCGAAAAAGAAGAACAGAGCGAGAGGATCAAGTTGTTGATGGTGGAGATTGAAGGGCTCAAGAAAGATCGGGTGGAGATTGAAGGGAGGTTGGGGGAGATGCAGAAGGAGATGGATCGGTCGGAGGAAGATAAGAAGGCTTTGAAGGCTGTGGCTGGTCGTGCGGCGGAGCTTGAGATTGAGGTTTCTCGGTTGCAGCACGATCTCATCTCGGTAATGTCGGAGAGCGAGGAGGCCTCTGCGGAGCTCCAGAAGCTGAAAAAAGCTGTTGAAGAGCTCGAGCAGAGGAATCGGGAGAAGGATTCGAAGATTAGAAGTCTGGAGAACGAGAAGGAGTCACTGATggaaaaaatggagaaattgacggttgagatgggaagCCGAATCCGGGATCTAGAGCAAGAGGCAAAAGATAAGGTTTCTGAGCTGCTGCGGAAGCTGCAGAATGAAAAGGAGGAAACGGAAGCTGCGAAATCATCTCTTGAAGAGAAGAAGAAACGATCAGATGAGAAATCCGAGGAATTGGAGAAGTTGGTGAAGGAACTGAAGTCAAAGAATTCAGAAATCGAAGAGAAATTGGCAGGTTACCAGGTGCGGAACTTGGAGCTCGAAGATAGGGTTTTGGAATTAGAGAAGCAATTGGAGAAGGAAGAAGGTGGAAAAGAGAATGATGTGAAGGAGAAGAGTCTGAAGTTTCAGTGGCCGGTGACAACGACGGtggcggcagcagcagcagcatcgacAGGAACGGTTGCGGCAGCTGCGGCTATGATCTATCTGAGGCATGCAAGGCAAAGGTAA
- the LOC131247243 gene encoding uncharacterized protein LOC131247243: MMALRSSSMERDRRHLGWFFVVVVFALLDLSVSCGEDGISALGDPGMRRDGLRVALEGWNFCNEVGEEAPGMGSPRAADCFDVSQSSQHIGGDSNKYTLVHKVTELDNKLSVGEPYLGGPPKDLHNVDLYAVDKELYLGSKCQVDDSPNPWQFWMIMLKNGNLDTKAALCPENGKKVGPFSQRRFPCFGKGCMNQPLVYHDYTSLQGDNGTTLRGRFYGTYELDADLNKGYDDISYYSVTWEKELGKGGWVFHHVMKTSPKYPWLMLYLRADATKGLSGGYRYQTRGMMKTVKSPNFKVRLTLNVKKGGGPKSQFYLMDMGSCWKNNGQPCDGDVLTDVTRYSEMIINPSVTAWCKPDNLNVCPPYHTLPNGTRIHRTDKANYPYGAYHVYCSPGNAKHAEKPFNFCDPYSNPQAQEIMQILPHPVWGDYGYPTKPGQGWIGDPRTWELDVGRLSQSLYFYQDPGTPPARRRWSSLDVGTEVYVSPEGEVAEWTLSDFDVIVPKASH, translated from the exons ATGATGGCTTTACGTTCGAGTTCTATGGAGAGAGATCGACGACATCTGGGTTGGTTTTTTGTTGTCGTTGTCTTCGCTCTTTTGGATTTGTCGGTTTCATGTGGAGAAGATGGTATTTCAGCTTTGGGAGATCCTGGAATGAGAAGAGATGGTTTGAGAGTAGCTCTGGAAGGTTGGAACTTCTGCAATGAGGTGGGTGAAGAAGCTCCTGGCATGGGAAGTCCGAGAGCGGCGGATTGCTTCGATGTCTCTCAGTCTTCTCAACATATTG GAGGTGATTCAAACAAGTACACATTAGTCCACAAGGTCACAGAGTTAGACAACAAGCTATCCGTGGGCGAGCCGTATCtcggtggcccacctaaagaccTGCACAACGTCGACCTTTACGCCGTCGACAAGGAACTCTACTTGGGTTCCAAATGCCAAGTGGACGACAGCCCAAATCCATGGCAGTTTTGGATGATCATGCTCAAAAATGGCAACTTGGACACAAAAGCAGCACTGTGCCCTGAAAATGGGAAGAAGGTGGGACCCTTCAGCCAACGTCGGTTCCCTTGCTTTGGGAAAGGGTGCATGAATCAGCCCTTGGTGTACCACGACTACACCAGCTTACAAGGAGATAATGGGACTACTCTGAGAGGAAGGTTCTATGGCACATATGAGTTGGATGCTGATCTTAATAAAGGGTATGATGACATCTCCTACTACTCTGTGACTTGGGAGAAGGAACTTGGGAAGGGCGGTTGGGTCTTCCATCATGTCATGAAGACATCCCCTAAGTACCCATGGCTCATGCTTTATCTGAGGGCTGATGCCACCAAAGGTCTTTCTGGTGGATATCGTTACCAAACTAGAGGGATGATGAAGACTGTAA AGTCACCAAATTTCAAGGTAAGGCTTACACTCAATGTGAAGAAGGGTGGCGGCCCGAAGAGCCAGTTCTATCTGATGGACATGGGAAGCTGCTGGAAGAACAATGGCCAGCCCTGTGATGGCGATGTCTTAACCGACGTGACCCGTTACAGCGAGATGATCATCAATCCTAGCGTGACCGCATGGTGTAAGCCTGATAACCTCAATGTGTGCCCACCATATCACACTCTCCCGAACGGGACCCGCATCCATCGTACCGACAAAGCGAATTACCCATATGGGGCGTACCACGTCTACTGCTCCCCTGGAAATGCCAAGCACGCCGAGAAGCCATTTAACTTCTGTGACCCATATAGCAACCCTCAGGCCCAGGAGATAATGCAGATACTGCCCCACCCAGTTTGGGGTGATTATGGGTACCCCACCAAGCCTGGCCAGGGATGGATCGGCGATCCCAGGACGTGGGAGCTGGATGTTGGGAGGTTGTCACAGTCACTCTACTTCTATCAG GATCCAGGGACCCCACCAGCAAGGAGAAGGTGGTCATCTTTGGACGTTGGGACAGAGGTGTATGTGAGCCCTGAAGGTGAAGTTGCAGAGTGGACGCTTAGCGACTTCGATGTCATTGTTCCAAAGGCCAGTCATTGA